Proteins co-encoded in one Phycodurus eques isolate BA_2022a chromosome 14, UOR_Pequ_1.1, whole genome shotgun sequence genomic window:
- the zfyve21 gene encoding zinc finger FYVE domain-containing protein 21 isoform X2, producing the protein MRLLARRREKVPAPASNFKSNATQRPFFSCSFLCPRCMQCDGKFDFIRRKHHCRRCGRCFCDKCCGKKAALPRMSFVDPVRQCARCALLSHKESDFYDKQIKALLAGSSFAVTVGASDKCETMTCRLSNNHRYLFLDGESHFEVDLSGICSMQILTEASGPGENERIDTYDGLLDARFACEGTSPRASGMLVRYKPSGSQDAQQLRLDGAAAGDQKTTTAAWLAAMHKATKLLHESRELE; encoded by the exons ATGCGGTTGCTTGCCAGGCGGCGCGAGAAAGTGCCGGCGCCCGCATCCAATTTCAAATCCAACGCCACGCAACGCCCTTTCTTCTCCTGTTCGTTTCTT TGCCCCCGATGTATGCAGTGCGACGGCAAGTTCGACTTCATCAGGCGCAAG CACCACTGTCGGCGTTGCGGCCGCTGCTTCTGCGACAAGTGCTGCGGCAAGAAGGCGGCGCTGCCGCGCATGAGCTTCGTGGACCCGGTGAGGCAGTGCGCCCGCTGCGCCCTGCTGTCGCACAAGGAGAGCGACTTCTACGACAAGCAGATCAAAGCGCTGCTGGCGG GAAGTTCCTTCGCGGTCACCGTGGGAGCGTCCGACAAGTGTGAAACGATGACTTGCCGCCTCTCCAACAACCACAG GTACCTGTTCCTGGACGGCGAAAGCCACTTTGAGGTGGACTTGTCCGGCATCTGCAGCATGCAGATCCTGACCGAGGCCAGCGGTCCAGGAG AGAACGAACGGATCGACACGTACGACGGCCTGCTGGACGCTCGGTTTGCCTGCGAAG GCACGTCTCCGCGCGCTAGCGGCATGCTAGTCCGCTACAAGCCGTCGGGCTCGCAGGACGCGCAGCAGCTGCGATTGGACGGCGCCGCCGCCGGCGACCAGAAGACGACGACGGCGGCGTGGCTGGCGGCCATGCACAAG GCGACCAAGCTCCTGCACGAGTCTCGGGAGCTGGAGTGA